The following are from one region of the Stanieria sp. NIES-3757 genome:
- a CDS encoding transglutaminase domain protein yields MILNSANSLPFDGKTIRPIAACSIYGIAFYQDLLWAIDSRNGYLLKIDPHTDNTIIVNSENWSNFIGATGLTISEDTLWFTTEDSIYYCDLTAPQLTPELFLRLSYRADGIAVWQSTIYVTSQKTGEIQIYNRETKQKITHLYSPGIGIENIAVRDEEIWLTDDLEQTVYCLDRATGKTIFSVLTPFESPTGLAFYLDPATGKQTLYVAYTDRELYIRDNPNANPNYELQYRDRTFVHPLYFHYDPEKRYSLSNGYLVEMSYVEEMAPLDPIELKDVEWRIALPAETDRQKIRKIEPIGLPFTEEIQDGQRIAVFKFDVLRSEDRYVFGWKATLEVWSIKYQIKPRDCEKLPELESEFRQKYLIDNDDLAMDTEIIRRAAEDAIGRETNILRKIYSIRNYVYDKLSYGIKPHIDPPHIVLKRGVGSCGEYLGLLLALSRLNDIACRTVGRYKCPPYPHQKGIPLLPDYNHVWMEFYLPGIGWLPMESNPDDIFEGGPYPTRFFMGLAWYHAEMAKGVPFEVLKSEGVVVNKEQVSIGELAINHVRFTILAELSPN; encoded by the coding sequence ATGATCCTTAACTCAGCGAATTCTCTTCCTTTTGACGGAAAAACGATTAGACCAATTGCAGCTTGCTCGATTTATGGCATTGCTTTTTATCAAGATTTATTATGGGCAATTGATTCAAGAAATGGCTATTTATTAAAAATCGATCCTCATACGGATAACACGATCATTGTTAATTCTGAAAACTGGTCAAACTTTATTGGTGCTACAGGACTCACGATCTCGGAAGATACTCTCTGGTTTACCACTGAAGATAGTATTTATTATTGTGACTTAACAGCTCCTCAATTAACTCCAGAATTATTTCTCAGACTCTCTTATCGCGCCGATGGCATCGCAGTTTGGCAGTCAACTATTTATGTTACTAGCCAAAAAACAGGAGAAATTCAGATTTATAATCGCGAAACCAAACAAAAGATTACTCATCTTTATAGTCCCGGCATTGGCATCGAAAATATTGCCGTGAGAGATGAAGAAATTTGGTTAACTGACGATTTAGAACAAACAGTTTATTGTTTAGATCGAGCTACTGGCAAAACAATTTTTAGTGTTTTAACTCCCTTTGAATCTCCCACAGGATTAGCTTTTTATCTCGATCCTGCCACAGGAAAGCAAACACTCTACGTTGCCTATACTGACCGAGAACTTTATATTCGGGATAATCCCAATGCTAATCCTAACTACGAATTACAATATCGCGATCGCACTTTTGTTCATCCGCTTTATTTCCACTACGATCCAGAAAAACGCTACTCTCTTTCTAATGGTTATTTAGTTGAGATGTCTTATGTTGAGGAAATGGCACCCCTCGATCCGATTGAACTAAAAGACGTAGAATGGCGCATTGCTTTGCCAGCGGAAACTGACCGTCAAAAAATCAGAAAAATCGAACCAATTGGACTACCTTTTACTGAAGAAATTCAGGATGGACAGAGAATAGCTGTTTTTAAGTTTGATGTCCTGCGATCGGAAGACCGCTATGTTTTTGGCTGGAAAGCAACCTTAGAAGTTTGGAGCATTAAATATCAGATTAAACCGCGAGATTGTGAAAAATTACCCGAACTAGAGAGTGAATTTCGTCAAAAATACTTAATAGACAATGACGACTTAGCAATGGATACAGAAATTATTCGTCGTGCTGCGGAAGATGCGATCGGTAGAGAAACAAATATTCTCAGAAAAATCTATAGTATTCGTAACTATGTCTACGACAAACTATCTTACGGAATCAAACCCCATATCGATCCCCCCCATATTGTTCTCAAACGTGGTGTTGGTTCCTGTGGCGAATATTTAGGATTGCTTTTGGCTTTATCTCGTCTTAATGACATTGCTTGTCGAACAGTTGGACGTTATAAGTGTCCACCCTATCCTCATCAAAAAGGAATTCCTCTTTTACCAGATTACAATCATGTTTGGATGGAATTTTATTTACCTGGTATAGGATGGCTACCAATGGAATCTAATCCCGATGATATTTTTGAAGGTGGCCCTTATCCAACTCGCTTTTTTATGGGACTGGCTTGGTATCATGCGGAAATGGCTAAGGGTGTGCCTTTTGAAGTCCTCAAAAGTGAAGGAGTGGTAGTCAATAAAGAACAAGTTTCAATTGGTGAGTTAGCAATTAATCACGTGCGTTTTACTATTTTGGCAGAGTTATCACCTAACTAA
- a CDS encoding ATPase, P-type, HAD superfamily, subfamily IC, which translates to MPETQLPWHTYSIDFTLRKLNTNPEVGLTTAEAEQRLADYGKNEIKEEAGRSAWAILLDQFQDIMLLMLIGVAIVSGILDLINLRSNSLSAGEIPFKDTIAILSIVILNGLLGYIQESRAEKALAALKSLSSPKIQVLRNGQRIEVDAPHLVPGDLIFLEAGDQLCADGRIIEASNLQIRESALTGEANAVHKYPLAEGLAEDTVLGDRVNLVFTGTEVLQGRGKAVVIKTGMETELGKIAQMLQAVENESTPLQKRMDQLGQVLVSSSLVLVAVVILIGVLQTGWSRLQELVEVSLSMAVAVVPEGLPAVITVTLALGTQRMVKRKALIRKLPAVETLGSVNTICSDKTGTLTQNKMVVQQVEAVQHSWFVTGEGYQPTGDFFNLQQRKIQPSDYPELQTLLTACVLCNDATLSQNDRGEWSILGDPTEGALLSLAGKAGFNQPTLNNKIQRVAEFPFSSERKRMSVVCRHSELIMYTKGSPELILERCQSYLQGNEILPLTARERNLILQTNNQMAGKALRVLGFAYKPLTEIPAAEEAESTEQQLIWLGLVGMLDAPRLEAKEAVAKCLQAGIRPVMITGDHQLTANAIAEQLGIARPGNHILNGQQLEHLSQAELEQEVEQVNIYARVSPEHKLRIVQALQKQSKFVAMTGDGVNDAPALKQADIGIAMGITGTDVSKEASDMVLLDDNFATIVAATEEGRVVYSNIRRFIKYILGSNIGEVIVIATAPIIGLSGVPLSPLQILWMNLVTDGLPALALAVEPAEPNIMKRPPFNPQESIFARGLGAYILRIGIIFSIITITLMVWAYNSSQESPNPNAWKTMVFTTLCLAQMGHALAVRSHERLTIEINPFSNPYLLASVVVTTVLQLMLIYLEPLRKFFNTELLTLEQLLICLGFSSLMFVWVEFEKLFIRWFIKKK; encoded by the coding sequence ATGCCCGAAACTCAACTGCCTTGGCATACCTATTCGATCGACTTTACCTTAAGAAAACTTAATACTAATCCTGAAGTTGGTTTAACTACCGCAGAAGCAGAACAAAGACTTGCCGATTATGGCAAAAACGAAATTAAGGAAGAGGCTGGTCGTAGTGCGTGGGCTATTTTACTCGATCAATTTCAAGATATCATGCTCCTGATGTTGATTGGAGTAGCAATTGTCTCTGGAATTTTGGATTTGATCAATTTGCGAAGTAATAGTTTATCGGCGGGAGAAATTCCTTTTAAAGATACGATCGCAATTTTATCAATTGTTATTTTGAATGGTTTGTTGGGCTACATCCAAGAAAGTCGTGCCGAAAAAGCCCTTGCTGCCCTCAAGAGTTTATCTTCTCCTAAAATCCAAGTATTAAGAAATGGTCAGAGAATTGAAGTAGACGCACCTCATTTAGTACCAGGAGATCTTATTTTTCTTGAAGCAGGCGATCAACTTTGTGCTGATGGAAGAATCATTGAAGCTTCTAATCTTCAAATTAGAGAATCTGCCCTCACTGGAGAAGCAAATGCTGTTCATAAATATCCTCTAGCAGAAGGTTTAGCGGAAGATACGGTCTTGGGCGATCGCGTTAATCTAGTCTTTACTGGTACAGAAGTATTACAAGGAAGAGGCAAAGCTGTTGTGATCAAAACAGGAATGGAGACGGAACTGGGTAAAATTGCCCAGATGCTGCAAGCAGTAGAGAACGAATCCACTCCTTTACAAAAAAGAATGGATCAATTGGGGCAAGTTTTAGTTTCCTCTTCGCTGGTTTTGGTAGCGGTAGTAATTTTGATTGGAGTTTTACAAACAGGTTGGAGTCGACTTCAAGAATTAGTAGAAGTTTCTTTATCGATGGCAGTAGCAGTGGTTCCTGAAGGCTTACCAGCAGTAATTACGGTTACTTTAGCTTTAGGTACGCAACGGATGGTTAAACGGAAGGCCTTAATTCGTAAATTGCCCGCAGTAGAAACCCTTGGTTCAGTCAACACCATTTGTTCGGATAAAACTGGAACCCTGACACAAAATAAAATGGTCGTACAGCAAGTAGAAGCTGTGCAACATTCCTGGTTCGTTACAGGAGAAGGTTATCAACCTACAGGAGATTTTTTTAATTTACAGCAACGAAAGATTCAACCCTCTGATTATCCTGAACTCCAAACCTTATTAACTGCTTGTGTTCTTTGTAACGATGCAACTTTATCTCAAAACGATCGAGGAGAATGGAGTATTTTAGGGGATCCAACGGAAGGTGCATTATTATCTTTGGCAGGAAAAGCAGGTTTTAACCAACCAACCCTCAATAACAAGATTCAACGAGTAGCAGAGTTTCCTTTTTCTTCAGAACGCAAACGCATGAGTGTGGTTTGTCGACATTCAGAATTGATCATGTATACCAAGGGTTCTCCTGAATTAATTTTGGAAAGATGTCAATCCTATCTCCAAGGCAATGAAATTTTACCCTTAACAGCGAGAGAAAGAAATTTAATTCTGCAAACTAATAACCAAATGGCAGGCAAAGCTTTAAGAGTCTTGGGTTTTGCCTACAAACCCCTAACAGAAATACCAGCAGCAGAAGAGGCAGAAAGCACCGAACAACAATTAATCTGGTTAGGTTTAGTGGGAATGTTAGATGCACCAAGACTAGAAGCCAAAGAAGCCGTTGCCAAATGCTTACAAGCAGGAATTCGTCCAGTAATGATCACAGGAGATCATCAACTTACAGCTAATGCGATCGCAGAACAATTAGGCATTGCTAGACCAGGAAATCATATTCTTAATGGTCAACAATTAGAACATCTATCTCAAGCAGAACTCGAACAAGAAGTCGAACAAGTAAATATTTATGCCCGAGTTTCTCCCGAACACAAACTCCGCATTGTCCAAGCTTTACAGAAACAGAGTAAATTTGTTGCCATGACTGGGGATGGTGTTAATGATGCACCTGCCCTCAAACAAGCGGATATCGGCATTGCTATGGGCATTACGGGTACAGATGTTAGCAAAGAAGCCAGTGATATGGTTTTACTGGATGATAATTTTGCTACTATCGTCGCTGCTACTGAAGAGGGAAGAGTTGTTTACAGTAATATTCGTCGTTTCATCAAATATATTTTGGGTAGCAATATTGGTGAGGTAATTGTAATTGCTACTGCACCCATTATTGGCTTGTCAGGCGTACCCTTGTCTCCTTTACAAATTCTCTGGATGAATTTAGTAACGGATGGATTACCAGCCTTGGCTTTAGCAGTTGAACCTGCCGAACCAAATATTATGAAACGTCCTCCTTTTAACCCCCAAGAAAGTATTTTTGCTAGAGGATTAGGGGCTTATATTCTCCGCATTGGCATCATCTTTTCAATTATTACGATTACTTTAATGGTCTGGGCATATAATTCGAGTCAAGAATCACCTAATCCCAATGCTTGGAAGACAATGGTATTTACTACTCTTTGTCTTGCCCAGATGGGACACGCTTTAGCAGTGCGATCGCATGAACGTTTAACGATTGAAATTAATCCTTTTTCTAATCCTTATTTATTAGCTTCTGTAGTCGTCACTACGGTATTACAATTAATGTTGATTTATCTTGAACCTCTAAGAAAGTTTTTTAACACAGAATTATTAACCTTGGAACAGTTATTAATCTGTCTTGGTTTTAGTAGTTTAATGTTTGTTTGGGTTGAGTTTGAAAAATTATTTATTCGTTGGTTTATCAAGAAAAAGTAA
- a CDS encoding AraC family transcriptional regulator codes for MIDDPQAKRKIDRSQANREELTERIAQVLRHDGVIEPLKGLHFYRTSYPSECLHSVSIPSFCVIAQGSKEVLLGSDRYQYDPMHYLLGTVELPIASRILEASPKKPFLSLRLDLDPTLIGSVMVEAGYPSAQRGPSVKAIDVSPLDANLLDATVRFVSLLDSPAEAHVLVPLIKREIIYGLLMGAQGNRLCQIAVLGGYTHHIARAVDRLRKDFNQPLRIKDIARELGMSVSGFHHHFKSLTAMSPLQFQKQLRLQEARRLMLGQNLDATTAAYRVGYDDASHFNREYKRHFGTPPMRDVERLRESARATPSSI; via the coding sequence TTGATAGACGACCCGCAGGCAAAGCGTAAGATAGACCGATCTCAAGCCAACCGAGAGGAACTGACCGAGCGGATTGCCCAAGTGCTTCGTCACGATGGCGTGATCGAGCCGCTGAAAGGATTGCACTTCTATCGCACCTCCTATCCTTCAGAGTGCTTGCACAGTGTCTCAATTCCGTCCTTTTGTGTCATTGCTCAGGGCAGCAAAGAAGTGCTGCTGGGCAGCGATCGCTATCAGTATGATCCGATGCACTATCTGCTGGGGACGGTTGAACTGCCGATCGCCAGTCGAATTCTGGAAGCCTCTCCAAAGAAGCCCTTTCTGAGTCTTCGCCTTGATCTCGACCCCACTCTGATTGGTTCAGTCATGGTGGAGGCAGGCTATCCCTCAGCCCAACGGGGTCCTAGTGTCAAAGCGATCGATGTTAGTCCACTGGATGCTAATCTGCTAGATGCGACGGTGCGGTTCGTCAGCCTTCTCGATTCCCCTGCGGAAGCACACGTGCTTGTACCCCTAATTAAACGGGAAATCATCTACGGATTGCTGATGGGAGCGCAAGGGAATCGGCTGTGTCAGATTGCCGTTCTTGGAGGCTACACTCACCACATCGCTAGAGCCGTCGATCGCCTTCGGAAAGACTTTAACCAACCGCTTCGGATTAAAGACATCGCCCGAGAGCTTGGCATGAGTGTATCAGGCTTTCATCATCACTTCAAATCGTTGACTGCTATGAGTCCGTTGCAGTTTCAGAAGCAACTACGACTTCAAGAGGCTCGCCGTCTGATGCTGGGGCAAAATCTCGACGCGACCACTGCTGCGTACCGAGTAGGGTATGATGATGCCTCGCACTTCAACCGTGAGTACAAGCGGCATTTTGGCACTCCGCCGATGCGCGATGTGGAGAGGCTACGGGAATCTGCTAGAGCGACTCCTAGTTCAATTTGA
- a CDS encoding short-chain dehydrogenase/reductase SDR, which produces MVSNLNGNFTDKVAFVTGAASGIGREAALAFAREGAKVVAADISEQGNQETVRLIEDQGGQAIVVKCDVTRAENVKAALAKTIETFGRLDFAFNNAGIEPRKPAPAAEYEEEEWNRIIDINLRGVFLCMKYEIPLLLKQGGGAIVNTSSGAGIIGIKGSPAYTAAKHGVIGLTKSAALDYAAQNIRINAVCPGYIDTPMMGRFTGGTEEGRAQVIAEEPIGRMGKPEEIAAAVVWLCSDASAFMVGHAMVIDGGQTVQ; this is translated from the coding sequence ATGGTATCCAATTTGAATGGAAACTTCACAGATAAGGTGGCTTTTGTCACCGGAGCAGCAAGCGGTATTGGTCGCGAGGCGGCACTGGCTTTTGCCCGTGAAGGCGCTAAGGTCGTAGCTGCTGACATTTCAGAACAGGGTAATCAAGAAACGGTACGCCTGATCGAAGACCAGGGCGGACAGGCGATCGTCGTCAAGTGTGACGTAACACGGGCCGAGAACGTGAAGGCAGCCCTAGCCAAGACCATTGAAACTTTCGGGCGGCTGGACTTCGCCTTCAACAATGCAGGTATCGAGCCGAGGAAGCCAGCTCCAGCCGCAGAGTACGAGGAGGAGGAGTGGAACCGGATTATCGACATCAACCTGCGCGGCGTTTTCCTGTGCATGAAGTATGAAATCCCGCTACTCCTCAAACAGGGAGGCGGTGCGATCGTCAACACGTCCTCGGGGGCGGGAATTATTGGCATCAAGGGCAGTCCCGCGTACACTGCGGCGAAACACGGCGTGATTGGTCTCACCAAGTCGGCGGCCCTCGACTACGCCGCGCAGAACATCCGCATCAACGCAGTCTGTCCTGGCTACATCGACACCCCCATGATGGGCCGCTTCACTGGTGGCACAGAGGAAGGGCGAGCGCAGGTGATCGCAGAAGAACCGATAGGACGGATGGGCAAGCCTGAGGAAATTGCTGCGGCAGTTGTCTGGCTGTGCTCGGATGCGTCTGCCTTCATGGTTGGACACGCCATGGTCATCGATGGTGGACAAACGGTGCAGTGA
- a CDS encoding short-chain dehydrogenase/reductase SDR: MIKDKVVIITGASSGIGEASAKLLASKGAKVVLGARREHQLRQLIDEIQKAGGQAAYQVMDVVNPSDNAQIVKLAKETFGGVDVIFLNAGIMPTSPLSALKTDEWNQTVDANIKGVLHGIAAVLPTFISQKSGHVIATSSVAGLKAYPGGAIYGGTEWFVRDFMEVLRIESAQEGTNIRTATIYPAAINTELLGQITHQDAAEKMTALYKQYGISPDRVANVVAFAIDQPEDTNVNEFTIGPTTQPW, encoded by the coding sequence ATGATTAAAGACAAAGTTGTGATTATTACCGGCGCATCATCAGGGATTGGTGAAGCAAGTGCGAAATTGCTTGCAAGCAAAGGAGCTAAAGTCGTATTGGGCGCGCGACGCGAGCACCAATTGAGACAACTAATTGATGAAATTCAAAAAGCTGGCGGACAAGCCGCCTATCAAGTGATGGATGTGGTTAACCCATCTGATAACGCCCAGATCGTCAAGCTTGCCAAGGAAACATTTGGAGGTGTCGATGTTATTTTCTTGAACGCTGGCATCATGCCCACTTCTCCACTTTCTGCATTGAAAACTGATGAATGGAATCAAACGGTTGATGCCAATATCAAGGGTGTACTACATGGTATCGCTGCTGTGTTACCAACGTTTATTAGCCAAAAGTCTGGGCACGTTATCGCAACTTCATCGGTTGCTGGATTAAAAGCTTATCCAGGCGGTGCGATCTATGGTGGGACGGAATGGTTTGTACGCGATTTCATGGAAGTTCTACGCATAGAGTCAGCTCAAGAAGGAACTAATATTCGTACTGCGACAATTTATCCTGCTGCAATTAACACTGAGTTGCTAGGCCAGATTACCCACCAAGATGCGGCTGAAAAAATGACAGCCTTGTATAAGCAATATGGCATCTCACCCGATCGCGTCGCCAATGTTGTGGCATTTGCTATCGACCAGCCAGAAGACACAAACGTAAACGAATTTACAATTGGCCCAACTACGCAGCCTTGGTAA
- a CDS encoding dolichyl-phosphate-mannose synthase, protein MNFYSNLLPVPSGILEITSSPVCYTEEIATLPLQFSLIIPTYNEGENIQEIVKILSQLLDSIIPGEYELIVVDDNSPDSTWKLAQELTTQYPQLRVMRREHEKGLSTAVIRGWQVARGKVLGVIDADLQHPPEILLQLWQEMVKGADLAVASRHVEGGGVSEWSIVRRFLSRGAQMLGLIILPEVIGRLSDPMSGYFMVRRDAIVGKPLSPVGYKILIEVTGRGKIRWIGEVGYVFRERQAGASKVTWKQYIEYIQHLLRLRFDLWPVKRFLRFGVVGFSGVFVDLGVFYVLRTVLGFALTRSAILSSEVAIINNFLWNDLWTFGDISSRQKGMGTRIKRLLKFNIVCLTGLILNVLIVNFLFNILGVNEYLAKLIAIAVVTFWNFWFNLKLSWRVTDAQK, encoded by the coding sequence ATGAATTTTTATTCAAACCTTCTTCCTGTTCCTTCTGGCATTTTAGAAATTACTTCATCTCCCGTTTGTTATACAGAGGAAATTGCAACTTTACCCCTGCAATTTTCTTTAATTATTCCCACCTATAACGAAGGGGAAAATATTCAAGAAATTGTCAAAATTCTCAGTCAATTACTCGATAGTATTATTCCAGGAGAATACGAACTAATTGTAGTCGATGATAACAGTCCTGATAGTACTTGGAAACTGGCGCAGGAATTAACCACTCAATATCCCCAACTCAGAGTAATGCGGAGAGAACATGAAAAGGGATTATCTACTGCGGTTATTCGGGGCTGGCAAGTAGCTAGGGGTAAAGTTTTAGGTGTAATCGATGCTGATTTACAACATCCTCCTGAAATTTTGCTACAACTATGGCAAGAAATGGTAAAAGGCGCAGATTTGGCCGTTGCTAGTCGTCACGTTGAAGGCGGTGGTGTTAGTGAATGGAGTATCGTGCGTCGCTTTTTATCCCGTGGCGCGCAAATGCTAGGTTTAATAATCCTTCCTGAAGTCATTGGTCGTCTTTCTGACCCCATGAGTGGTTATTTTATGGTACGCCGAGATGCCATTGTAGGTAAACCACTTTCTCCCGTTGGTTATAAAATCTTGATTGAAGTAACTGGTAGAGGTAAGATTCGTTGGATCGGAGAAGTGGGTTACGTATTTAGAGAACGACAAGCAGGGGCGAGTAAAGTTACTTGGAAACAATATATTGAATATATTCAACATTTACTCAGATTACGGTTTGATTTATGGCCTGTTAAAAGATTTTTGCGTTTCGGTGTGGTTGGTTTTAGTGGTGTTTTTGTCGATCTAGGAGTATTTTACGTTTTAAGAACTGTCTTAGGATTTGCTTTAACTCGTAGTGCAATTTTATCTTCGGAAGTAGCAATTATTAATAACTTTTTATGGAATGATTTGTGGACGTTTGGAGATATTTCCAGTCGCCAAAAAGGGATGGGAACAAGAATCAAACGATTACTCAAATTTAATATAGTTTGTTTAACTGGTTTAATTTTAAATGTTTTGATTGTTAATTTCTTATTTAATATTTTAGGAGTTAATGAATATCTAGCCAAACTAATCGCGATCGCTGTTGTAACTTTTTGGAATTTCTGGTTTAATCTTAAACTTAGTTGGCGGGTTACTGATGCTCAAAAATAA